The window CTCACGTACTTCCCAGCATGCAACACAGGCAAAGCAGACTTCGGTACTGCGTGATGTCTCGAGACAGATACCGCAGCTCACTCACTATAAAACTATCACTATAAAACTATCACTCTAGAATTAGGGTAAAGATCAGTCATTCTCTACAATAGGGAAAAGCACcctgtgcttttatttaaaaaaaaaactgtttctaaAGGGTTtgttgaaatacattttcaaactgtGTACTGTgttagttttattttcctttccattgtagttttcagattaaaaaatgtctttgttcgCCAACATTTGCAGGACCTACAGACAATGCACGTTTTCCTTTTACTGCAACCGGCGTATAACTTGTAGAGCAGTATTCGTGTGCACCCATTATTGTACTTGGCTttgaattgttaaaaaaataaggcgTATCCAGGTTCAGAGTGCATTAAACCTGAGGACCTACAGGTCTTATTCTGCGTGCTGACCCTTCGTGCTGCTGAGCACTTTACAGACACGAGATCCTGCGCCGTCAGGACACTGTTGGTGGCCTCTTAGCAAATGTCAACCATAAATAACAAGTGCTTTTGTCACATGTACTATGAACTCTCAGGGTAAAAACTGATACGGTATTACTTAATTGCTCCTCTTCGGCAGCTGAAGTGCAATGAACTGAAATTTAACTTGACACCACCTTCCGGTCTCACCCCCTACCGGCTTGCTTGCAAGAGCACAGCGGAAAACACTTTCTGCGTCTCAGGTTGCACTGACACCCAGAGGGTTTGCAATGCAATATTGCAGTGCACTTGGAAAAGTCCTTACTCATCAGACCCTTCTGGCTGTAATGTTTACAGCAGGCACAAAACACTGCTTCAAAACTGCAGCATCACTTGATATTCCTGATAACCGGGTGCTGCTCCCGTTTCTGTATCGAACACCACAGCATGGTGTCTTTGCCTTAACCTGAAACAGAACTGCTGTCGATTGTCATTGGATTGTCGCGTTTGAGGACGCGATGCAGGTCACGGAGCTCGGGCTCCGGGATGATGCTGTTCCTTCTTTTTGCCGCCATAAACATAATTCTGTACGTAAAGGAACTGCGTGGGGGGTTACAAACGCACCTGATTATATTAAACACCTGCGCTTGTAGGTCAGCATTGTGAGATTTGAAGGGCACTTTTTCTCAACACTTCTGTCGTCTTTATGAATACGCACCCCTCCATTACAAACAGAGTAGTGGCTGATAACGCCAATAGTTTTTTCTCCCCCTTTGGAGCTGGTAATCAGGAGCCCCGTAGAAGAGTTTATTCTTTCCTCGTCTAATTGCTAAAGAAATAGACACGTGCTCGTGTACGTcgcctttttaaaagaaaaaaacccactAAATACACTTCTCGGAGGCGGACGAGTTGGGGGCGCTGAAGGTGCTGGTGACTATTTCGAACTGGCCGTCGCGAGATGACGGGGGGCGCGGGGGTTCCCGCAGGACGGCGCACAGGATGGGCTTAGCCGGCGCCGGGTCCGAGCGGACAGTCCCGCCTCGCTCGCAATCCAGCGCGCCGCCCTGCTGGGCGCCGAACGGGTGAAACGCGGCTCGGGACGTGTCCAGGTCCCAGGTCTGCTGCGTAGCGAAGTCGGAGAAAGATTTAGTCCTGGCGTCGACCTGTGCCGGATAGCCTCGCCGCTCGTCCCGGGTGCGCAGGGACGCGTAGCTCGTGGAGACGCTGTTAACGTACGAGGGGGGCGTCTGCTGGCCGCTCATCCAGCCCTCTTTGCGGGCATGTCCTTCCCTGGCGATCCCCACCGTCCTCCGGAGTCTCTCGCACCCCTTGCTCAGCAGGTTTTTTCGGCACAAGATGTAGACCCAGGGGTCCAGGATGGGGTTGAAGGAAGCCAGCCGGATCGCCAGGAGGTCGCTGCGGTAGTCCGGCATTCCCCCGGCTAGGATGTGCGCAGGGCCGTAGAGTTGGTTTACGAAAATCCGCACctgagaaataatgttatacTTTGTTATGATGGTGATTACTGGTGAGGGGGCCTCTTGCGTTATAGGGTACTTTTCATCGCAAATGATCTCAAGGCGATTTATATGTGCGAAGGGACCGACTTCATCCGCCACTGGAGTGCACCCAGCCTGGGTGAGAGATGGCAGTCATTCTCTGTCTGCAGCCACACTGCACACTACACTGGACACTAGACACTGTACACTTCACACTACGCACTACACACTGGGCACTACACTCCACTACACTGTACACTACAccggacacactggacactacactctACACGCtgcacacagcagatcagggggaGGAATCGGAAACTCcttcaccagttgaattaagTGGAAACTTTAAGGTGGGCAGACTGTACAAGCCCTGAGCGAAACCGGTCATGCCGTTCTGAAGAGCCGCCTGTAACTTTTACACGATGACGATAAATCCTACTTTCCACCTAAACATTCTCATGCTGTGTCGTTTTGTGACTGGAACAGCAATTTAAGTGCTGAAACGGCAGGCCCCAGTAACACATTAACACAACACGCTGTAATAACGCTGTTTTGTTGAGCTTCGTGTGTCTTTTGAACTGTTGAACATCTAATTCCAAGTGGTTTAAAATGTTAGGAGCCAATCGTCTGAGAAGTCGTACTGTTTGCGTCGCAGTTCTCCGCTCTCTTTAACGGTGTCCCAGCCCCACGACACAATTCCACACCACATTACAataagaagaaaaggaaaaccgGTAAAAGATCGCAGTGGACAGTAACCGGACACACAATGATGGTTTACGCGTGGGACTCAGCCGTGTGCGAAGGGCGATTCACTCACCACCAGAGGGATGGAACAAACCAGGAACACGACGGTCATGAAAACGAGCAGCCAGAACATCTGGATTTCGGCAGCCGAGGTGACGGAGGGCAGTCCGGGAAACCGGCGCCTGGCTGCCTCCTTCCCCGGGCCCTCCGCCCTCACCAGCCGCGCTCGCTGGCTCATCCGCACCAGGGAGCCGCAGACGGCGACGTTACACGCCACGGTCACCGCTATCAGGAGCAGCATGAAGCCCCCGTACACGAAGGAGTAAGAGGCGGCGAGGAGATCGCTGGCCCGCCAGTCCAGAAAGCACCAGGTGCCTGGGAAATGCCTAACGTGCTTCCCGAATCCGAAGCTCGGCAGGACGCACAGCACGACGTTGGCCAGGTAGATGGTCACCAGCGCCAGCCTGGCCACCGTCCTGTCCACGTAGTGCGAGTAGAAGTAAGCTTGGTTTATCGCCAGGTAGCGCTCCACGGACATGGCACAGAGTATGGACATCCCGGCGGAGCCGAAGAAAAGCATGGAAAACGAGAAGAAGTGGCACAGAAGTTCTCCGCCGTGCCACCTGTTCGTGACATAGGTGGCGATGACCACCGGGCTGGTGCAGCAGGTGCCCAGGAGGTCCGTGACGGCCATCCCGCAGACCAGGGTGTAGAAGGTGGTCTCCTTCTGCTCCTTCTTGGAGGTGCAGAGGACCACGATGGCGACGAGGTTCCCCAGAACGCCCACCGCGAACATGGACGCGGAGGTGATCACCGCCCTGGACTCCAGGCGCAGCGGGAGGGCGGAGGAGAGGTTAGAGGCAGCCGGAAAAACCGAGTCCCACTGCGTGGCGTTCATGGCGTGTGCCTTCGATGCGGGAACCATCCCCGGGAGACGCAGTTTAAAAGGCGGAGGAGCTAATCGCCTTTAAAGGCTGCGTCCCGTATTCGGACACTCGCATCTTATTACGACAGCTCACGGACAACGGATCGATACTTTTGATCATCCCGTTTCCTCCCCCCGTTCAGAACAGCTGGAAAGACGGTGTAAAACAAAacctcctcttttttttttgttgctgttcaAGACGCTGCCAGTGTCGACCAAAGTTTCCAACACCAAtgcttgtgggttttttttccccctccctGCTCGTGTTAGATCTTCACAGATCCCCGACCTGCAATATTATACCGGCGTGCATGCAGTGGAGATGCTAGGATGTTGTCCTGCAGAAGTATCGTCACATTCTGGGTTTTCCTCTACCAACCCATCGGATGAGATCGGCGCTCTGTCCGTTCGCACACTTGGTGTTCGGCGTCTTGAACTACATGAGCGGCTTTTAAAGTCTTTTTCCGCTGCTTGTGCTGATGTCACCCTGGTGCCGCCTGACGCCACACACCTCCCAACCCGAAACGCTTGAGTAGTTCCTACGGTCGGAGAGTTGTGTGATACGAAGTAAGCTATTAGCTTGCGaggttgttgttattgttattgatgTTCGATATATCATATTGGAAAATAACACGTATCGTTCATTTACTTCCTTTTACTCCACAGTCAACTAACTTCACAAGATTTTATGCCATTTTGTTCTGCCAGTAATGCTTAGAGACTACTGAGCTCCTCCACGAATCACAACGTGTATAGTGTGCAGCATCGCAGGTCCTGCGTGAGTCAGGTCTGAGCTACACCGGTATGTGTGATTTTGTGAAAGTGTTCCGGTGCGTATTTGCCGTTTTAGACTAGGTGTTGATTCCAGCAAAGGAGATCTGTTACTCCGTTGGAAGGGTGAAACAGTGAAGGTTGCTTTAAAGGCACAGTCACATCACCTTTGTCGATCTACAAAGCTGCAGGCATGTAGGTTTGGCAAAATCATACTTCACATTTCTTATGATGAACGTGTAAAGAACGTAGATGACTATCCCCCACCTGAACATTGGCTGCAGCCGTATGAAAGAAAAAGCTTGAAGAGAGAAGATTGCAGACCACCTCATCCTAGTCTTCAAACTCCTCAAAGGCGTCCACAAACTCAACCCAGCAAACATCTTCAGAATTTGTTTATGACACACGGACCAGAGGACAGAAGTGGGAACTAAAGTggagcaggaggcacttctttacacaaagagttgtgggagtacgATCTACTGCCCAGCCATGATGTtgaaacagctggaggagatcctctGTTTGATAAGCTGGTTAAAAGGGGGTAGACAGCTGAAGTGAATGAGCTTCAGCAAAATGACAAGGctgcttgttccccacccccacaaccctttgtgtaaaaagtgcctCTTGTGAGATTTTTTAATTACACTTCCAATTGCCTGCTTGAGGTGTTTATAGTAACACCTGGTGAAGCACATCCAAGTCTTTTCTAACGAAGGGGAAGAATAGCTTTCAAACAGTCCTTTGCTTGAGAATCTCCCAGTCTTCTTTACTGAACTTGTGTTTTAGAAACATTGCCCTGAATGTACATTTCACATGGTTATGGCTACAGTGTGTGTTAAACAATGATCATGCTATTGGCCAAGCTTTAGATCGGAGTCAATCTTATATAGATTTGTACAATGCAGGGTTTTTAATGTTTAAGGTCCATGAAAAACTAATATTGCTATATATTTTCTATCATggaacaggtaataggtttattccatgctgaaaaaaaaagaagaaagaaaacacaatgtttaatCCGtgttccacggccgaaacgttgtgttttctttcttctttttttttcagcatttaataaacctattacttgttcctttgcagcctacgcctgctgacgcagctccccacctgaactattttgtATCATACTTACCCTACACATGCCTTAGACACAAGTTATTGCACATATAAATATCTGTAGTAACCTGACCAAAAGCGTGCATTTAGCATGAGGTTCCTGCCAATCTGTTTTCCAGTGGGAAAAGCGCTTCATTTGTCAGACTCCTTTGATTTTTCCCATCATCAAATCCTTTTTAGAGTGGATTACAAGAAACAGTGTAGCTCAGGCTGCGAGGGAGGCATGCAGACATAACTGGAAGTGGTTACTGTCGGAAGGCTCGTACTTGTTTTGGCTGTTTGCAGACCATAATAAGGGCTACAAATGAGAAAAACCATTTGCCCCAGGTAGTTTAATTACTAGTTTTTAGCTAATTGAATTGGGTTTCATCCAGATATTTttgtgaaagaagccagggtatctccTTCAATAACATGGATGGGTGGCTTGTTCTGGACTTCCATAGTCCTTTATGTCCTTTATGAGCCTTCAATTCCCcagtttaaatgcacttttaacCAGTCTTTTAACCAcctaatgctacagtatatgtttaaacATTTGGAACAAACATGGACAATTCAATACACTTATTTCCTAGATGCACAGGATTTACTAATTACTAGTTGCCCTGTTAAAAGTAGTTAGCCCTACTAAATACCTGTTGCCTAACTGTTTACCACTACTTCTTCAAAATATTACAGTGCTAACATGTGGAATGTCTGCCTGGTGCTCCATCCATATTTATGTTCTGTTGTGAATTGGGATCGGTTCTTCCCAGTATTTTGAGATCTGGAGTACTGCAAGTTCATTTTGGCAAGTTCCTCTACTATGCTTAAAGACTTGAGAGAAACTGTTTGTGTCAACAAATTCATCACTTTATTCACATCGCCACGTTGCCCTGATCGCTTTACGTAATTGTAAATTCCCCTGTCAGCACACGTTACAAACCTCCATCAGTTTATTTCACGGCGTTGGCAGGCCCAGGATTTCTGCTGCCAAGAGCAGCACCTTTAGGGAAATGGTTATGGAGAAGAAATGATCCTACGGTATAAATACTCTCCCTCATTTCTGCGGAAGAATAGCCATCTTTTATCTGCTCCAGCTGTGGTGTCAATGCCACAATGTCAGAGACCTTCTTGGCTTTGGTTTCTGTCTGAGAGCACAATCCGTTGATTTTGAGGAACACTGGTTCTAAGTGCCCTTCACCAGAGTTTGCACTTGTGTCCTCTAttgtgtgtttcactgctcaTTCTGGAGAAACCTGCTGGGTACACTTGAGGGATTTGGACATTTGTACTGGTTCCCCTCGTGACCTGCTCTGTTCAAGACTTAAAAGGCTGCAGTTCATCCAATCTGTCGGTGACAGTCACTGCCAAGTGTCTTACAATCGGAACAGCCCTAAGATGAGAGTGGGACAGGTTCATAATGGAATAAAGCTGAACTCACATTATCTATTACCAGTCTTACAGTGGGAGAGGATAACAATTGTCTCAACTTTAGACATGTGGAAGAATttacaagctacccagccatgctgtgaAAGTTGATACTTTGGCTCTGTTCAGAAAAAGGGCTGGATAATATAATTGGAAGAATGAGCTGCAATTAACTGTCTCTttgtttctaaacttttttatgTTCCTGTGCTTCTACCTTTATTTAGTAATACTCTCTTCTCTTAGAAGATTATGAACGTTTTGTGTATTATGGGAGAAAAGGTTTGACTGCAAAGCTAAGCCTATCAGTGTGGGATGGATTCAACCaagtaaaacaatatttataaacatggggatttttaagtttgttttgGAAATTATTTCAGCTCAGCAGTTTTCCATATTCCTCCCTGATATTTAACTGTCTACCTGCTAATGCCTTTAAACGTGTTTCATGCACACAGTCAGCTTCTCTTGCCATGAAAAATGCTTCTGAGCTGACAAAAGCTGCACAGATAATTGTCTTGTTCATTAACGGCCTTTTTGTTAAAactacaacagaaaaatatcAGGTATTATGCTGTAGCTTTCAGgttcttttattaatatttgaaTTTGAAACCCACTTTCAGCATGGGTTGGTAAAAACTGGAACAGTATGTAATGTTCGCTTTGATTATTAGTCCGAGCTGTTGAAACCAAAGGCATAGTAAAAGTATTATTAACTTCCATGCTTCCCATAAGATATATCAAAACATAATTTGTCTCAGGATGTGCTTTATTGGCTTGTGGATGATATCAGACTGTACTGCTTGACTGACATGCCCTGTTACCACATTGGAACATTATTATTGACTTGAGACTGCAGCAAATGTGGAGAACTAGTACACTACTGTGTCAGCACAAAAATATCGGCTTTGTATTGTTCTCATCCTGTCTTTTCAACACTACTTGGAACGTGCCGATTATTCTGCTGTGCTCATAAGTGCAAGCACTAAGCAAGTCGTCATGACAGGTGCCAATTATTAATATTAGCAGAGGAGAACTCCGGAACGTTCAGCAGTTTTCAGACGAAGCAGAGGTGGGGTAGGAGATTTTAGCTCTATTAATGTAATTGGCACGTGAAGGGACGATCTTTGATGAATCATTCCAAGCTTTGTGAGAAGTATGGCGTTCTTCTTGTTCTGCCTTTCAAAGTCTTTGAATTACATGAAGAAACGTTCCACTGCATTTTCTCTGAGCGGTCTGCTGTGTTCTTCAAGGGCATTTCATTGTTTTATAGAGCTTAACCACAGCAGCCTTTTACGGTATTTAATGGGCTGAACAACACTTAAAGCCTTTAATGGTTTGTTTGTGCAAATCTTCCAGCACCATAAATAACAGTCTTTCAGGAGCACTTTGATCTCAAGATGGAGTTTTCAGGATCAGAACGTTTAGCTTGATGGTGTTGTACTGTCACACAGATGGATAAACGTGAAGGTCAATTTGTTATTTGTTTAGGTTTTTATGATAATGCTCCTAAGGCCTAAGAGGCTTCAGTTTTCAATAGAAAAGCATTTATTACTGTTAATCGTACATGATTCGTGCAAAATTGCTCCGGGATCACATGAATCTGCAGGCATGTTAAACTCGTACCAATGGCTTTGCAGATGTATTGTTGTGCAATAGGATGGCGGTGGACTCTGTGAGGAATGTCAGTCACATTCTTGCTGAATTTGGATTTTATATTGTTTCCCTTCCAGCAGTTCCTGCCATAGCAGCCAGCAGGTGTGGGGGTGACCAGGTTTGGGTATGTTATCTCTTCTGGCCCTTGATTGGTGTGGCCACTTCTTTGGATTCGGAATCTCTATATTGTAGTGAGATTAAATGGTCACAGATCAATTCGTAAGAGACGAACCAGAGCCAGAATGACACACTCTTTAATTCTAATTATCATTTACACACCTTTTCACATTAGAGAAGACAAACTTGTTGGTCTTCAGTTATTTACTTCAGTCATGTCATTGTTATGGATGGACACAATATTAGTATTTTGCTGTCAATGACAGGTCTTGACTCCATGTTGGAGGTTATTTTACAATCTTTGTAAAAGTtttggaacagaaaaaaaaacctaagaGTCGTTTTGCAGAATTTTCTTACTCTGTATCTtgcaaaacattgttttgaatATTTCTGTATTGGGACTGTAAGTTAGTTCTACAGTAGAGTATCTGCTGTTGGAAGAGATGCAGTATCTCAATCAGCCTCTAGAGGGGGTGTGCACCTTTATTATATTGATTGTCAGTTTGCAACTTCCTTAGCGTTTCAGAAAAATAGTGTTCAtggaaaaatattataaaatagttGTGAATACATCCTCCCATTTAAAAAGAGATGAATGTTGTatctcaagttttttttttgtttagaacTCAAATTGTGATAGAAACTGTAACACCTTGAGGAAACCTTTGAGATATGgttggaggaaaaaaagcaaTCTCGGAGGTCactcattaaaaacagaaaaataaaagttgtaTTTCCTGGGAAAGACTTCTTCTGGGATAATTGATGATTTATTGCTGACGTTTAGTCAAGTTCATAGCTGGTGAAGGTAGTTCAGGGTGGAGTAAATACAGAGTATGATTTTGCTAAATCCTGTCCTGGGATTCGGTGGTCAGTGAGGATTATTAGTGAGGATCCAGGGATATCAGCACTGTCACCCTGGCTACATCCTGGATGAcgcgacagcagccagagtgcgccagtatgctcaccacacaccagctctcagtggggaggagaacagagtaatgaggCCAATTCAGAGACGGAGATTTTAGAAGGCCATGAGTTTGTTAACAAAGTATTCTGCTCTGagctttcaaaatgttttttattatcatCGCGCACCTGGCCTTACATTTCTGGACAACTTAAAAGTGCTCTTTATGTTGATGAAACAATATGTTTGACATATAAATCAAGTCATTTTAGCAAACAGTCTTTCATTTACTACATCTAGATCCCTGTGCAG is drawn from Lepisosteus oculatus isolate fLepOcu1 chromosome 9, fLepOcu1.hap2, whole genome shotgun sequence and contains these coding sequences:
- the ptger4c gene encoding prostaglandin E receptor 4 (subtype EP4) c; this encodes MVPASKAHAMNATQWDSVFPAASNLSSALPLRLESRAVITSASMFAVGVLGNLVAIVVLCTSKKEQKETTFYTLVCGMAVTDLLGTCCTSPVVIATYVTNRWHGGELLCHFFSFSMLFFGSAGMSILCAMSVERYLAINQAYFYSHYVDRTVARLALVTIYLANVVLCVLPSFGFGKHVRHFPGTWCFLDWRASDLLAASYSFVYGGFMLLLIAVTVACNVAVCGSLVRMSQRARLVRAEGPGKEAARRRFPGLPSVTSAAEIQMFWLLVFMTVVFLVCSIPLVVRIFVNQLYGPAHILAGGMPDYRSDLLAIRLASFNPILDPWVYILCRKNLLSKGCERLRRTVGIAREGHARKEGWMSGQQTPPSYVNSVSTSYASLRTRDERRGYPAQVDARTKSFSDFATQQTWDLDTSRAAFHPFGAQQGGALDCERGGTVRSDPAPAKPILCAVLREPPRPPSSRDGQFEIVTSTFSAPNSSASEKCI